The Enoplosus armatus isolate fEnoArm2 unplaced genomic scaffold, fEnoArm2.hap1 Scaffold_72, whole genome shotgun sequence genome includes the window CGCCCGTCCCCAGAGCGGACAGCACAGCCTTCCCTATACGGGTCATGACCCTCATACTGGCCACCACGTAGGGAGAGTCCGTCAGCTCCACGCCGATCTTAGAGAGAGGGGAACCTACTGGACCCATGCTGAAGGGAATCACGTACATGGTACGACCTGAGGACAGAGATTTTAATGCTGCTTAGATAAGATCTTAATGAGGTTGTGAACTTCACCACTTAAATGTTCTCACATATCTAAGCATCAAAAAACTATAGTCAATGAGTGGAACAGAGAAAAGTCATCTGACTTTGTGCACATTTTCTGAAATGCTTAAAACAATAGTGAAGCTGTAAAAATAATATTCAACAATTTTTTACTACAATTAAATTCCACACTAGTGAATTTACTCCAATGTTACATAAGCAAAATATCAGAAGAGTAGCAGTACTTCTGCTTGAGTAGAATATTACTGATTCTAGCACTGGATTCCTATGATTCCCACATAtcaaactgtatgttttttgtgtgaaatcaACAGTATTTGCTGTCTGGATAAATTAAAAAGGCTAAAGTGACAAACATCGTTCTCTGTGGTACCTTTCATGCAGCCGGGGAACCGCTGAGCCATGGCTTTGTCGAACTCTTCTGGGGCCATCCAGCGGCCCAGCTGGCTGATTCCGCCCCCCAGCGGTGTGGGCACCGTGTCCCTCTGGTCCCGGGTCACAATAACGGTCTTGCTCTCCACACGAGCCACGTCCCTCGGGTCGGTCCTGGCCAaccagctgcaggaggaagaggaggtggaaggagggAATGGAGGtaggaagtgaaagaggaagaggagggagggaaagaggaaggacaTTAGGGACATTAGGGCTTTTTCCAAAGTAGTagtttaacatttgaaaataatcaTGCCTAAGAGGCTTTCACATGTTGCAAATTTGCTTAAGGATGAACAAACAGTTGAATGTTAACCTTTCACCTGAAGCAATGCTGTTCTGTGTGACAGCTGCAGGTAAGTGGTCTGACTGAACGAGCCGGTCTTACTGGTTTGTCACAATGTAGACCTTTTCCAGGTATgctatttatttaaagtttgtaaacacaacattcaaattTGGCCTCTCCGCCACGGCCTGTCGCGTCCTCTTGGATGCATGCTTACGATCTGTCAAAGCCTGCACATTATTGGCTGGGGGTTACACGCCCACTGCCCAAAGGTTGAGGCCCGGAAACTTCccgaacacagcaaaataagaaaatacaggcagagtTATCGTCGTCTTAGTAACGGAAACGACCGCAGCTATGACTGCTGGTTCATCTCACCCAGGTCGTACTCTTACTTGAGGCTGTTGAGaaaatttcaaaaaatgtcCTATGATAAAATACTATAATTGTAGCCCCTGCCACTCTGGAAACTACCTAAAACACAACTTAATCCCCAGCCAACCTACCAGTTCTCATATTTGTTGAGCTTCTTGATCAtcccctgctcctccagctgggtCAGGATGGTGTTGTACTCTTCATCGGAGCCGTCGCAGATGTGTAGGGAGTCGGGCTGGCACAGACTCACGTTGGCATCCACAAACTCCTTGACGGCAGGGCTGAGGGCACTGAGATCGCCCTGCAGGATCCTGGGGCCGTTCTGGTTCTGGGACTGAAGCTGAGGAGGCATGGCGGAGGAgtctggagagagagtgagccgATAGATGGAGAAAGGAAAGGCAAGAGGAGGTCTAGGAGTGGACGAGCCTGGAGTgtggagaagaaaatgaaaaaatgaaagagaaagttaGAGAGAGGGtgacaagaaagagaaaggagatgaggagtaaaggagagggggaggagggtaACAAAAGGGAGCAAGgatagaggaggagatgggCGATGGGAAAGTAGGAGATGaggtgaaaagatgaaaaagacaaaaagggtAAAAGAAAGGAGATAAAATCAGTTTAGCACACAAAAAGTATAATAACATATTCAGATTTGAAATAAGTCCTTAGTGGTCAGACAGAGTCCAGGTGATGCAACAGCATCCCTGTGCAGATCCCCTCTCACTCTGCACAACCTCAATATTACCCCCATTACACACAAGTCCCACTGAAAAGACAGAGCATCAGGTTACCTTCAGTAGTTTGTTTGGAGCAGGGAGCCTTTAGCTTGGCCTCATCAGCTGAGGTGTCTCTGTTGGCTGCGTTCAAGAGAGTTCAGGACTGTTTCTCCCTCTTGATCAGTTGTATCTGCTGTGGCGAGGGTTTGTTCTTTTTATACCCTGGGATGTCCCACaagcggagggagggaggaggggtgggggggtgtgaGGAGGCTCGGCCTCTGGGTCATTTGCATGAACCTGTTGTTCCCTGCAAGGATCTGAAAAACAGTGTGTTAcattcattaatcattaatcatcagCAGGACGTAACGCCGCCGTCACGTAACCGGTTCCCTCTGCCCCGTGCCGAACACTGATAGCCGGCAGTTGGCTTAGAtcccaaagagagacagacagcgcCGGCCTCACCGCTGCAGACACTGTCTCTCGCTGTAACACACTCAAATGTCAAATGGCGATAATGTCTGGGTGTATGTGCAGTTCTTTTTGCTTTCCTTATGCAAAATGAATCAAGTCAGAACtgcaataaaaatacaaaaacaaaatcggTGTGATGTGTTCAGATCTTTCCCTgcattgtgttctttttttaatcttttttgaTTGTTAATCGTCTTTCAGCTCAGATAACAAGAGTCCTGACTGAAAAACAATTCTGTGATATGCTTTtattccatctctctctgtcctcgtGGTCTGGAGACCTCTTGTACttttgcagcagctgcagttgaACTTTGACCCGCATTACTAAGTGATGTAAGTTCAGGGCTCGACATCGTCAGGCCGGCGTGTGACGTGGGCAGCGCCTTGGCTGGCCTCCTTTTTATTGGCCGACAGACAGGGGCTCGCCCTcggggggtcaaaggtcagccatgggaatgtgtgtgtgtgcatgtgtgtttgtgcgcgtgAGTGCAGCATTTAAAAGGAATCTCTGGATAAAGACAGACATATTTAGCCTTTAAAGGTAAAAGTATGAAGAGTTGAGTAGTTGAGTTAAAGTTGCAGCAGTAATAATGGCCTTTATTACCAGTAGCACCAGTTCTAATGACTGAACTGTGGAACTGTcagattaaaatgattaaatactCCATTGGCTGAAGTGCTTTACTGATGTATCTACAGGAATAATGTGAGCTGTAATTAAaagtaaacttttattttagtcTGAAGAAAAATGATTAGAAAATATCGTCAAAACCAAAATGAGGAATTATGGCCCTGAATCATGATGCATCTTTCTTATTTCGaggctttttaaaatctttactTGCACAGAgaactgcttttctttctctggctGTTGAGGTTGGCAGATTATAAAATACTGAAGAGAACTGATtgtgtgagctgtgtgattttttacatttttcattattgtttcaaaatgtatatCTGGCTTTGGAATTATGGATCTGGCTTGTATTCATTTGTGGTGTCTGGAGCTGAGCGTACTGTATTTGTATGCATGACACTATAAAAAACTTGCAGTATTAATTCTATAGTACCCCAATAGTAGGAGTAGTAGTTGTACTTAATCTCTGATGTAATGGTAGTTGTAgtttattatcttttttaagTACTGATGGGGTCTGATTAAACACTGCACAAGAAGGGGaacagacaggaaagaaaactgCATGAAAATGAGATTTAAAGTTACATAACACCCTCAGCGCAAGTGTTTTATGAACAATATTGTCAATTGTGCAATATCCTGTCAGCAGTCTTAAACCACAGACACCCAGGTGATCTTTAACCCGGCCGCTAAACTGCAACGACGCTCACGTTTGCTAACGTTTGTCCCGTCAGAGTGAAGAACTTACAGCACTGAAGACGGACAAGGTTTCTGGATGAGGTGGTGGCATCAACAGGACATTTGTGCAATAACACTTAATAGTTCCTAATGGTAGTAATAGAACTTAAGtgagtgtttgtctgtctatGTGCAGTTATGTGTAACCTGGCTTCAGCCCCCAgtgtgacaaaacaatctcatctAAGGGTCAACTTACTAcatttttcagagcttttgacCAAACCTCACGGTCTTCAACAGCTAATGGAAGTGGCTCTCGTGTCATAAGGTGGCCCAGGTCTGGAACTTCTGTTATGTGGAGAATTTcgcagctaaagaggcagatacCCCCCTCAGGAGTGGGCGAAGAGGAAAccagagacaaagcagagtgaagattagacttacattcatcaggtgaacACAACTCCAGTGGCATGATAATGTTGTCGTGTCTGTTCgatgtgtaaatgagcaacAACTTTATAAACAagtaatataaacaaacattttctgataCGAATCCCTTAAATCTGGTTATCAAAGAATGGTGACAAAGTTTTgtactgagcaggacattttacagactatgTAATGGTGACACAGTTTCTAAATTACTTAATTAATGAAACTggagaaatattaaaaatgactaTAGAAACAGTATTTGAGTTGTTAGCAGCATGTTTAAGggcatttgttttaattc containing:
- the LOC139307297 gene encoding phosphoenolpyruvate carboxykinase, cytosolic [GTP]-like codes for the protein MPPQLQSQNQNGPRILQGDLSALSPAVKEFVDANVSLCQPDSLHICDGSDEEYNTILTQLEEQGMIKKLNKYENCWLARTDPRDVARVESKTVIVTRDQRDTVPTPLGGGISQLGRWMAPEEFDKAMAQRFPGCMKGRTMYVIPFSMGPVGSPLSKIGVELTDSPYVVASMRVMTRIGKA